In Heliangelus exortis chromosome Z, bHelExo1.hap1, whole genome shotgun sequence, a genomic segment contains:
- the CDK7 gene encoding cyclin-dependent kinase 7 isoform X3 has translation METDLEVIIKDTSIVLTQSHIKAYMLMTLQGLEYLHQHWILHRDLKPNNLLLDGNGVLKLADFGLAKSFGSPNRVYTHQVVTRWYRAPELLFGARMYGVGVDMWAVGCILAELLLRMPFLPGDSDLDQLTRIFETLGTPTEEQWPGMTSLPDYVAFKSFPGMPLQHIFCAAGDDLLSFLQGLFTFNPCTRVTATQALKQKYFSNRPAPTPGNQLPRPNCPAEAVKEQQNTLLNFKRKRLEGEDQGLPKKLVF, from the exons GTTATTATAAAGGATACTAGTATTGTGCTGACACAATCTCATATCAAGGCGTACATGTTGATGACACTTCAAGGATTGGAATATTTACATCAGCACTGGATTTTACACAGG GATCTTAAACCAAATAATTTGTTGCTAGATGGAAATGGCGTATTAAAATTGGCTGACTTTGGCTTGGCAAAATCTTTTGGAAGCCCAAATAGGGTTTATACCCACCAAGTAGTAACAAG gtgGTACCGAGCCCCAGAATTATTGTTTGGTGCCAGGATGTATGGCGTTGGTGTCGATATGTGGGCTGTCGGTTGTATTTTAGCTGAATTGCTCCTCAGG ATGCCTTTTTTGCCCGGAGACTCTGATCTTGACCAGCTGACAAGGATATTTGAAACACTGGGGACTCCAACAGAAGAACAGTGGCCT GGAATGACAAGTCTTCCAGATTATGTTGCATTTAAGTCTTTTCCTGGAATGCCACTTCAGCATATCTTCTGTGCAGCTGGTGATGATTTGCTGAGTTTTTTGCAAGGCTTATTTACATTTAATCCTTGTACTAGGGTTACAGCTACCCAG GCATTgaaacagaagtatttcagtAACCGACCAGCACCTACCCCAGGAAACCAGCTGCCAAGACCCAACTGTCCTGCAGAAGCTGTAAAGGAGCAACAAAACACACTTctaaatttcaaaagaaaaagattagaAGGAGAAGATCAAG GATTACCAAAAAAACTGGTTTTTTGA